A section of the Apodemus sylvaticus chromosome 10, mApoSyl1.1, whole genome shotgun sequence genome encodes:
- the Naglu gene encoding alpha-N-acetylglucosaminidase encodes MMGAAGLAVILWFLLLARGSVGDEAREAEAVRELVVRLLGPGPAANFLVSVKRALADESGLDTYSLSGGGGVPVLVRGSTGVAAAAGLHRYLRDFCGCQVAWSNSQLHLPWPLPAVPDVLTETTPNRYRYYQNVCTHSYSFVWWDWARWEQEIDWMALNGINLALAWNGQEAIWQRVYLALGLTQSEIDKFFTGPAFLAWGRMGNLHTWDGPLPRSWHLKQLYLQHRILDRMRSFGMIPVLPAFAGHVPKALTRVFPQVNVIQLGSWGHFNCSYSCSFLLAPGDPIFPLIGNLFLRELTEEFGTDHIYGADTFNEMQPPFSDPSYLAATTAAVYEAMVTVDPEAVWLLQGWLFQHQPQFWGPSQIRAVLEAVPRGRLLVLDLFAESQPVYTRTASFHGQPFIWCMLHNFGGNHGLFGALEDVNRGPQAARLFPNSTMVGTGIAPEGIGQNEVVYALMAELGWRKDPVPDLMAWVSSFASRRYGISQPDAVAAWRILLRSVYNCSGEACSGHNRSPLVKRPSLQMSTTVWYNRSDVFEAWRLLLTAAPNLTTSPAFRYDLLDVTRQAVQELVSLCYEEARTAYLKQELDLLLRAGGLLAYKLLPSLDELLASNSHFLLGTWLDQAREAAVSEAEAQFYEQNSRYQITLWGPEGNILDYANKQLAGLVADYYQPRWCLFLGTLAHSLARGVPFQQHQFEKNVFPLEQAFINNKKRYPSQPQGDTVDLSKKIFLKYHPQPDSL; translated from the exons ATGATGGGAGCCGCGGGGCTGGCTGTGATTCTGTGGTTCCTACTCCTGGCCCGGGGCTCCGTGGGTGATGaggctcgggaggcagaggccgtaCGGGAGCTGGTGGTCCGGCTACTGGGACCCGGGCCGGCGGCCAATTTCTTGGTGTCCGTGAAGCGCGCGCTAGCGGACGAGTCGGGCCTGGACACCTACAGCCtgagcggcggcggcggggtGCCAGTGCTTGTGCGCGGCTCCACGGGTGTGGCGGCCGCCGCGGGGCTGCACCGCTACCTGCGTGACTTCTGTGGCTGTCAGGTGGCCTGGTCCAACTCTCAGCTGCACCTGCCGTGGCCGCTGCCCGCTGTGCCCGACGTGCTGACCGAAACCACTCCCAACAG GTACCGCTATTACCAGAATGTGTGCACGCACAGCTATTCCTTCGTGTGGTGGGACTGGGCCCGTTGGGAGCAAGAGATTGACTGGATGGCGTTGAATGGCATCAACTTGGCACTGGCTTGGAATGGCCAGGAGGCCATCTGGCAACGG GTATACCTGGCCTTGGGCCTGACCCAGTCAGAGATCGATAAGTTCTTCACTGGTCCTGCCTTCCTGGCTTGGGGACGCATGGGTAACCTGCACACCTGGGATGGCCCCCTGCCCCGTTCCTGGCACCTCAAGCAGCTCTACCTGCAG CATCGAATCCTGGACCGGATGCGCTCCTTCGGCATGATCCCAGTGCTGCCTGCCTTCGCGGGGCATGTTCCCAAGGCCCTCACCAG agtgtTCCCACAGGTCAATGTCATCCAGTTGGGGAGCTGGGGACATTTCAACTGCTCCTACAGCTGCTCCTTCCTTCTGGCCCCAGGAGACCCCATCTTCCCCCTCATCGGGAACCTCTTCCTACGGGAGCTGACCGAGGAGTTTGGCACAGATCATATCTATGGGGCTGACACCTTCAATGAGATGCAGCCTCCCTTCTCCGACCCCTCCTACCTCGCTGCTACCACTGCAGCTGTCTATGAAGCTATGGTCACTG TGGACCCTGAGGCTGTCTGGCTGCTCCAAGGCTGGCTCTTCCAGCACCAGCCCCAGTTCTGGGGCCCCTCTCAAATCAGGGCTGTGCTGGAGGCCGTGCCCCGTGGCCGCCTCCTGGTTCTGGACCTGTTTGCCGAGAGCCAGCCTGTCTACACGCGCACAGCTTCCTTCCACGGCCAGCCCTTCATCTGGTGCATGCTCCACAACTTTGGGGGCAACCATGGCCTGTTCGGAGCCCTAGAGGATGTGAACCGAGGCCCCCAGGCAGCCCGCCTCTTCCCCAACTCCACTATGGTGGGCACCGGCATAGCCCCCGAGGGCATTGGCCAGAATGAAGTGGTCTATGCTCTCATGGCTGAGCTGGGCTGGCGCAAGGACCCTGTGCCAGATTTGATGGCCTGGGTCAGCAGCTTTGCCAGCCGCCGGTACGGGATCTCCCAGCCGGATGCAGTGGCAGCCTGGAGGATCCTACTCAGGAGTGTCTACAACTGCTCTGGGGAAGCATGCAGTGGGCACAACCGAAGCCCGCTGGTCAAGCGGCCGTCCCTACAGATGAGTACAACTGTCTGGTACAACAGATCAGATGTATTTGAGGCTTGGCGACTGCTGCTAACTGCGGCTCCAAACCTGACCACCAGCCCAGCCTTCCGCTATGACCTGCTGGACGTCACCCGCCAAGCAGTGCAGGAGCTGGTCAGCCTGTGCTATGAGGAGGCAAGGACTGCCTACCTGAAGCAGGAGCTTGACCTTCTGCTCAGGGCTGGAGGCCTCCTGGCCTATAAGCTCCTGCCTTCACTAGACGAGCTACTGGCTAGCAACAGCCACTTCTTGCTGGGAACCTGGTTGGACCAGGCCCGGGAAGCGGCCGTGAGTGAGGCTGAGGCCCAGTTTTATGAACAGAACAGCCGCTACCAGATTACCCTGTGGGGGCCTGAGGGTAACATTTTGGACTACGCCAATAAGCAGCTGGCAGGACTGGTGGCTGATTACTATCAGCCACGCTGGTGCCTCTTCTTGGGGACTCTGGCTCACAGCCTAGCCAGAGGTGTCCCCTTCCAACAGCACCAGTTTGAGAAGAATGTCTTCCCACTAGAGCAGGCATTCATTAACAACAAGAAGAGGTATCCCAGTCAGCCCCAAGGGGACACTGTGGACCTCTCCAAGAAGATCTTCCTCAAGTATCACCCCCAGCCTGACTCTTTGTGA